GTAATCTCCAGGTAGGAGATAAAAGATTAGAGATGTGTATCTGAAAGCCACTCTCCTGGCTGAGGGAGAAGAGCAAATAAAGCCAAGCCCTGCGCAGACAGAGAATAAGGGCAGAAAAATGAGAACCCGTGTAAGAAGgtattgtaaagaatccacctgccaatgcaggagatacagaagactcgggtttgatccctaggtggggaagatcccctggaggaggaaatggcaacccactcagtattcttgcctgggaaaccacacggacagaggagcctggcaggttacagtccatggggtcacaaagagttggaccccaCTGAGCAGGCATGTAGGCACATTAGAAGCTTTTGTAGCAGCTAAAGAAACAAGCCATGTAAGAtcctcagggatagaacctgcatctcctgcagcggAAGcgtgtagtcttaaccactggaccaccaggcaagtcccaataATATTATTCTTTTACTAGCAGCAAACATGTACACAGCATCTAACATGTCCAGATACCAATCCAAAGTGCTTGACATATTTTAACTCACTTAACAACCCTATGGAAGCAGTTCTTATTGTTACtactattttatagataaggaacaTGAAGCGTAAGTAGGTGAGTTCCCTGTTGAGAAGCAGAACTGGGATTTTGGTACCAAGTCAAAGCAAATCTGTACCCAGAGTCTGCACCATTAACCTTTACGCTATAGGCCCTCTCTTCAGTTAGATTCCTGTCTCCACTGCTTGATTCAAGCAAATCACTGAACTTCTCAGAGTTTCAGTGTCCTTACCTGTAAAGGGGGGATAACATTTGCTCTCCCTACATCTGATGAGAGTCCACAGGGAACCCTCTGTGACTTAATAAAACCCTGTATGAAGGGCAAGTAACAGTTGTTCCATCAGGGCCACTCCCATCTAACACCTTTCTTTGCAAAATTTAAGAAACAGGAGGGTAGGAAGAGCTGAAGTCAAAGAAAACATGGATTTTCAATGACGTGTCAAGTGCCATTAGGTAGATTAAATTTCCATGACTCCTAAAATACAATCAGATTTCTTTCTACCATGCAGCGATCGGTTTCTTACCTTAGGCATAAGCTTGATGCCTTTCGGGACGGGAAACCTTAGTCCACAGAAGGACCTCTGAAACCTGAGGTTGTAAAAACTAAGGAGAATGAGGTGGCTGCTGCTCGCTCAAAGAACATAAAGAAATACCGGTGATAGAAAAGGCGGTCGTGTTGTCATTGAGATGAGTAAAAATCATCATCATAATAACAGGGGGTGGGGTCGTGCTACCTCCAACCACAGCAAcaaggtggtccagtggtctCAGGAGCCCTCCAGCTCTGCGGGAGACGCCCGGATACGGCCGAGGATAAACTAAAACGCACCTCCCTCCAGACCACTGACCTTCCTCCAGGTCTCCTGACGTCTCCTCGGCTCTCAGTTCTAACCTCTTTCTCCATCGCCtcgggctccccccaccccaaagccCTCCAAGGAGGGGGCGCAGCATCCCTCCACGGACTCACCTCTAAAGTTTTCACCAGGATCTTCATATAGATCTCAGAGATACCCAAAGACACCCCAAAGGCCGAAGGCAGGAGTATGAGGCCGAGCACCAGAGTCAGCCAGGTGTAAAGGATCTGCCCGGCCAGCTCCGCGCCATCCATGGCTCGGCGCACCCCGACTGGGCTCCACGGAGCAGGTCCGAGCGCGATGGCCGTCCCTGTCGGCAGGTAGTCCGAAGGCAACTCCAGGAGCAGCAGCGCGGAGCCCGGCTCCCAGGAGTCAACGCCGCCGTCTCCGGGCACTCACCTCTGCGGggggaaaagaagagaggaaggggaaaaaaaaaactttcagaagGACAgcaatttccttccttcctcgtAGGGCTCCTCCTCGCCGCGGCCGATTAACTCTCTCTGCGCCAGAGGCCCAGGCCCCCCGCCGAAGCCGTCGCCTGGAGCGCAGACCTGGGAGCGAGCGCGGAGACACGCGAGCGCGGCGGGGAACCGGCTCCACCCCCGGTCCAATTTCCGCTGGGTGGCGATTGCGACAACTCAAGCGGTGACTCACGGAGGCCCTCCCGGGCGAGGATCCCGAGGCGCACCGCACCGCACCGCCGCGGACCTGGCGCCCGGCCGAGGACTGCACCGCCCGCAGGCTGCGCGCGGACGCCGGGAGTCCCTATTTCTGCGCCCAGCCCTGGCCCCACCTCCTCCGCCACCCAACGGGGAGCCTCCAGGCGGGATCCACGCGGAAAGCGCCGCAGCCTCCCGGGGCGGCCTCCCGCCTTCGCCGAGCCCCGCCTCCCAGCACTCTCAGCGGAGGTCCCTTTGGGAGCAGAATTTTCATCTGCAAAACGTTAGCCTTTTCTCCTGCCCAGAATGGACTACCGATGGGTCCGGGACGCTTGAGAAGGTCCTGTTTGGGTATAAAACGACCTCTCGGCTGGGCTTTCGGCCGGGGGAAGAGAAACGCCTCGGTTCCTCCGCTTCCAGGTCCCCcacacctcctcctccccccgccccccatcccctccctcctatGCTGAGCGGCTGGGGAGAGACCTAGCTCATCCCGGGAGGGGAAAGCTTTTTCCGACCGCTCACCTCGCTCAGCCGCCGCGTCCCTGGCGCAGAAATCCTTCCGCCCAGGGTCGCTCTCTTCCTGGGTTAAAATTCCGACCACAGCTCCCCTCTCCTTTCACCCCTTACTCAAGGCACAGAAACCACAGAAGAACGGCCGGGCCCGCGCTGGCTTCACCCCGAGGACGCGCGCTGCCAGGGAATTCAGTCCCCGCACCGCTGGCCCTCCTTCGAGGAGTCTGGCTGGCCCTCCTTCGAACAACCTTGGAGGGGTATTGACTTCCCTGCGGTTCACGCCGCTTAGAAACCTGACCTGTTTTTAAGAATAAGCGGGAGAAGGGATGTTGAGACTGTGTAGTCGATGAGAAAATCAGGCTCCCCAGGATTTCCAGATCGTCACGGAATGAGACCAAAAATCTCACAGCAGTCTCTTTCGGGTGTTATTTCAAGCTGGAAAAACGGGGAGGGCAGGAAAAACTGAATTCAGAGGGTTGATCGAAAATACTGCCATGGAGGCTGCCGGGGCCTAAGGTGTAGCGGAAACTAGGAGCGGAAGGAACGAGAATCACCCGGCAAAGAATGTAAATATTCGGCCTTTGCACCTCTCTCCGGGAGGGTATCACAACCCCCCTACCTACCCGCACCACCACCCCCCTTACCCCCCACTAAGAAGGGGCAAAGAAATGTGACTCGGTCCTAAAATTCAAGTTATGAATAAAGAAGTTTCAGGCGCTTGGCTTCTCAACATTAAACCTCTGTTTGGTCTGCCATtttatgaaaacaagaaaaacacagtTGCCAAAATCCTTACAAAGTCCTTGCTGGAAACAAACACCTATTTAATCTAAATCCTCAAAGATTATTTTGACTCAACACTATACATTCAGGCAAAACTCTTAAACGCTCCTTTTATTTCCTCAGGTCCTAAAGGACCCTGAGCGATTAGACCGAAGTTTACCCAACAAGTCCCAGTGCAGGCAACTTTAAGGATGGACTTTGTCTACCCACTGAGACCCAAATGCTGAGCGTCCACAATCTCCAATGATTTCTGTTGCTCATGACCAAATTTCATGAACTGGGTTTGCTTCTTTTGTTTTgggggcttttgtttgttttttcacggAAGAAGTATTGTCCCACAACAGAATGGTAAAACGGCTATGATCTCGAGTGACCTCTGCCTGCAGCAGCTTGAAAAGGGGCTTTGGTTCCCTGCCAGAGACGGAGGCCGTCCTCAGTGACAAGACCCTGGCTTCTCAGCTTTGCAGAAAATAATTCCCACAGAGAAGGCAAGTGgtgaaacaagtaaagtgtttGTTGGGAGGAAAAGAGTAATGTGGATGAACACACAGGCAGGCTCAGAGAGTCACTAGGTTGCACCTCCTGGCagttttaattacttttattgGGCGTTTCTTCCTGGTTTCCTCTGGCCAATCATTTAGATGTGCCTGGTCtgtatttggtatatctcaggactCTCCCATGCATGCAGGCTCATTTCTTAGCAAATTATGGAGTCTAGTTAAGAGGCTCCTGGGTAGTTGATTATCACTTACTATGAGGTGAAGCCCCCTCCCTTTTTGACCACCAAagagcctttctgcacatgtgtgaTCTGGGAGGTCTCTTCAACTTGGAAAATAAGGAATACGTGGTCTTCCATGTTTTATCTGGACAGGGCCCAGCTTCCTCCATCGTTCTCTTTTTATGGAATTTCTGCTATTACAGAGTTTCTATCCATAAGGGAGAAACTGCTCAGCCTGGGGctcatctatctcctgcctctgCAATAACGTAGAATTTGAAGGCTTTTGACTCCAGCACATAAATTTGAACAATTCATTTAGTCTTCTGTGCTTCagctttctcatcagtaaaatgcattctttttaggGTCAAATGTGATGATGAGTTTGAAGTCATTTAGTAACAACAAAGCTCTGTGCAGGCATTGAAGGGGGcttcaatgaaagaaataaaagatcatcATTTTCTTGCCTAAAACAGGAGAACCAAGATAGGCTCACTTCTGCAGtgatgggggagggagaggggagacaAGACATAGCAAGCGGTCTCCATGCTTTCTTGCAGATTTctcacttctctcctttcctcgCACACCCTAAGGCTCTATCATTTAAACCTAGGAAGGCTACTCCCTCCCATTGCTACACTTAGGATTCCCTTCAcagtatgctacagtccatggggtcgcaaagagtctcacacgactgagtgacttcattttcctttcctttttcctttcactgtcttagggctgccataacaaattaccacaaacttagtgactttggcggtggtttagtcactaagtcacgtccaactcttgccaccgcatggactgtagcccaccaagttcctctgtccatgggattctccaggcaagaatactggagtgggttgccatttccgttgtcaggggatcttaccaacctagggattgaacctgggtctcctgcattgcaggcagattctttactgacagaGCCTCCAAGGAAGCCCCCTAGTGACTAAACATAAATTTACTCTCTCAGGTCTAAagaccagaagtctgaaatcaatgcGTCTGCAAAGCCAAGCTCgctccagaggctccaggggcAAATCGTTCTTGCATCTTCCAGCTTCGTGGGTACTTCTcagtgttccttggcttgtggcagcataCCTGCAGCCTCAGTCTTCAAATGGCCTTTTCTTCTCTTATAAAGACACCCATCACCCCAGATTTAAGGCTCACTCTAATGCaggatgatttcttttttaaaaaaaatatgttattatttatttatttatttgactgatcTGGGTCATAGTTGCAGGACCCAGGATTTTCGATCTTCACTTGTCGCACGTGGGATCtttaagttgcagcatgtgagatctagttcacCGATCAG
The DNA window shown above is from Cervus elaphus chromosome 6, mCerEla1.1, whole genome shotgun sequence and carries:
- the LOC122696626 gene encoding splicing factor 1-like; protein product: MAVPGSSSPRPINSLCARGPGPPPKPSPGAQTWERARRHASAAGNRLHPRSNFRWVAIATTQAVTHGGPPGRGSRGAPHRTAADLAPGRGLHRPQAARGRRESLFLRPALAPPPPPPNGEPPGGIHAESAAASRGGLPPSPSPASQHSQRRSLWEQNFHLQNVSLFSCPEWTTDGSGTLEKVLFGYKTTSRLGFRPGEEKRLGSSASRSPTPPPPPAPHPLPPMLSGWGET